In Pseudofrankia saprophytica, one genomic interval encodes:
- a CDS encoding DUF4245 domain-containing protein, protein MARKRGQETIRDMALSLAVVMAGVFAFAFFVLPRGDDEQAVKVVDNADVSVTSFARQAPYQVLAPAGLADDLWKPTSLRVQAPGAVKGVDTGLTVLTIGYVVDRKGDRTFARYEVSNAPDAVQRLLGNRPVTGRRTIAGATWDERRADDGHLALTRTAGGSTVIIDDGDGSGGASSADLEALAGSVRPVSTSAA, encoded by the coding sequence GTGGCACGCAAGCGTGGTCAGGAGACCATTCGGGACATGGCACTCTCGCTCGCCGTCGTCATGGCGGGCGTCTTCGCCTTCGCCTTCTTCGTCCTTCCGCGCGGCGACGACGAACAGGCGGTCAAGGTCGTCGACAATGCCGACGTCTCGGTCACCTCGTTCGCGCGGCAGGCCCCTTACCAGGTGCTCGCGCCGGCCGGCCTCGCCGATGACCTGTGGAAACCCACCTCCCTGCGAGTCCAGGCCCCCGGCGCGGTCAAGGGCGTCGACACCGGCCTCACCGTGCTGACCATCGGCTATGTGGTCGACCGCAAGGGCGACCGGACGTTCGCCCGCTACGAGGTGAGCAACGCGCCGGACGCCGTGCAGCGTCTGCTGGGCAACCGCCCGGTGACCGGCCGGCGCACGATCGCCGGTGCGACCTGGGACGAACGCCGCGCCGACGACGGCCACCTGGCCCTCACCCGCACGGCGGGCGGCTCGACCGTGATCATCGATGACGGCGACGGCTCCGGCGGCGCGAGCTCCGCGGACCTCGAGGCGCTCGCTGGTTCGGTGCGCCCGGTCTCGACGTCCGCCGCCTGA